Proteins found in one Thalassomonas actiniarum genomic segment:
- a CDS encoding response regulator transcription factor, whose amino-acid sequence MTENIKILLVEDDVSLASWISEYLLEQEFQVKHVERGDQVMAALTDFPADLVLLDVMLPGLNGIEVCRLIREKSAIPIIMLTARADEFDEVIGLEAGANDYVIKPVRPRALLARIKSALRTRVVETEPSNKLVHGDLVIYQDAKRVIYQGEEIELSTNLFAFLWFLASHAGEVIDRDTVFKALKGREYDGLDRRFDVMLSSLRKVFHDDPQKPKKFKTIWGKGYLFVADAWQDNNPAES is encoded by the coding sequence ATGACAGAGAATATAAAGATATTATTGGTAGAAGACGATGTCAGCCTGGCTTCCTGGATCAGCGAATATTTGCTGGAGCAGGAATTTCAGGTAAAGCATGTTGAACGTGGCGATCAGGTAATGGCGGCACTGACAGACTTCCCGGCAGACCTGGTCTTGCTTGATGTGATGTTACCCGGCCTGAACGGCATCGAAGTGTGCCGGCTGATCCGGGAAAAATCTGCCATCCCCATTATTATGCTGACGGCACGCGCCGACGAGTTCGATGAAGTTATCGGCCTCGAAGCCGGCGCCAATGATTATGTGATCAAACCGGTACGCCCCAGGGCTTTGCTGGCCCGCATTAAAAGCGCATTAAGAACCCGGGTGGTGGAAACCGAACCCAGCAATAAACTGGTTCATGGCGACCTGGTGATTTACCAGGACGCCAAGCGGGTGATCTATCAGGGGGAAGAAATAGAACTCTCCACCAATTTGTTTGCCTTTTTATGGTTTTTAGCCAGCCATGCCGGGGAAGTTATCGACCGGGATACGGTATTCAAGGCCCTTAAAGGCCGGGAATATGACGGCCTGGATCGCCGCTTTGATGTCATGCTTTCCAGCTTAAGGAAAGTTTTTCACGATGATCCGCAAAAGCCGAAAAAGTTTAAAACCATCTGGGGTAAAGGTTACCTGTTTGTCGCCGATGCCTGGCAGGACAATAACCCAGCCGAGTCATGA
- a CDS encoding ATP-binding protein codes for MKSLYASIIVTVFGSLFFIGWGLDKLVADHSVSEDSQEIVFYKQLIEGLSQQLNQLPKQDISKEADKFRQFFQMDLSLKNADNIALPRTLSSKLSQNGGLLLASESGAYLLKSIDSDPQQILQLNLPPEPIHNQKLDLFLTLALYVGVCGVLILWSLPLTRRIYLLNAAAAKFGKGDLTVRVPKSRFSYITMLENSFNRMATQIETLIADNKMLASSLSHDIRTPMACLRFGVDAALDTTNTEKKDIYLNRMDNELTRMEDMTAAFLEFAGLERHGLHLKITSVKVKALLNALIEDSQSLAEQHNIKLTARLPEQEIYCQLDFHWCYRAIQNLVGNAFQYAATEVLLTLKQKDHRIVITVEDDGVGIPEDKLETIFSPFVKLEQNRSREQGHFGLGLAISAKVMDWHEGNICAEKSPSLSGACFTLSLPEKQLLSQ; via the coding sequence ATGAAAAGTCTTTACGCCAGTATTATTGTGACCGTTTTTGGCTCCTTGTTTTTTATCGGCTGGGGCCTGGACAAGCTGGTTGCCGACCACTCGGTGTCCGAAGACAGCCAGGAAATCGTCTTTTATAAACAGCTGATCGAAGGCTTAAGCCAGCAACTTAACCAGTTACCCAAGCAAGATATTTCGAAAGAGGCCGATAAATTCCGGCAATTTTTCCAGATGGATCTCTCCCTGAAAAATGCCGACAATATTGCCCTGCCGCGCACCTTAAGCAGTAAGTTATCCCAAAACGGCGGTTTATTGCTGGCATCGGAATCCGGGGCTTATTTATTAAAAAGCATCGACAGCGATCCCCAGCAAATCCTGCAACTGAACCTGCCGCCTGAGCCTATCCACAACCAGAAACTGGATCTATTCCTGACGCTGGCCTTATACGTCGGGGTTTGCGGGGTATTGATTTTATGGTCATTGCCGTTAACCCGGCGCATTTACCTGCTCAATGCCGCTGCCGCCAAATTCGGTAAGGGAGATTTAACCGTCAGGGTGCCGAAAAGCCGCTTCTCCTACATTACCATGCTGGAAAACAGCTTTAACCGCATGGCAACACAAATAGAAACCCTGATCGCCGACAATAAAATGCTTGCCAGCAGCTTATCCCATGATATCCGCACCCCTATGGCCTGCCTGCGCTTTGGGGTGGATGCCGCGCTGGACACCACCAATACCGAGAAAAAGGATATTTACCTTAACCGCATGGACAACGAGCTTACCCGGATGGAAGACATGACCGCGGCCTTTTTAGAATTCGCCGGACTGGAGCGCCACGGCCTGCATTTAAAAATCACCTCGGTTAAGGTTAAGGCTTTGCTTAATGCGCTTATCGAAGACAGCCAGTCGCTGGCGGAGCAGCATAATATTAAGCTTACTGCCCGGCTGCCGGAGCAGGAAATTTATTGCCAGCTCGACTTTCACTGGTGTTACCGGGCGATACAAAACCTGGTAGGCAATGCCTTTCAATATGCCGCAACCGAGGTCTTGCTGACCTTAAAACAAAAAGATCACAGAATTGTTATCACGGTGGAAGATGACGGTGTCGGCATACCAGAAGATAAGCTTGAGACGATTTTTTCTCCTTTTGTCAAACTCGAGCAAAACCGCTCGCGGGAGCAGGGACACTTTGGCCTCGGCCTGGCCATTAGCGCCAAGGTGATGGACTGGCACGAAGGCAACATTTGTGCAGAAAAGTCACCTTCCTTATCAGGGGCTTGTTTTACCCTGTCCCTACCGGAAAAACAGCTGTTATCACAGTAA
- a CDS encoding spondin domain-containing protein — MKLKSLFAVAALAAGSSAVHAQDLNITVTNLTQAIYFTPLITAAHTADNQMFSTGSAASAQLQAMAEGGDISGLSTLLTGVNADVNENPAGGLLAPAMSTSFMLTNSENNDYLSLTAMILPSNDGFVGLDSWMIPEEAGTYTIYLNAYDAGTEANNELVVEGSGAPGVAGIPAAPGGDAGTGGTGVTSSEGNTMVHIHRGNLGDDNLSGGSSDLTNNVHRWLNPVAKITVVVM; from the coding sequence ATGAAACTCAAGTCACTATTCGCCGTTGCCGCATTGGCAGCGGGCAGCTCAGCGGTTCATGCCCAGGATTTAAATATAACCGTCACTAACCTGACCCAGGCTATCTATTTTACTCCGCTGATCACCGCTGCTCACACAGCGGATAACCAGATGTTTTCCACCGGCAGCGCTGCCAGCGCGCAGTTACAGGCGATGGCAGAGGGCGGAGATATCTCCGGCCTGTCAACCCTGTTAACCGGTGTCAATGCCGATGTTAATGAAAACCCGGCCGGAGGCCTGTTAGCGCCGGCAATGTCAACTTCCTTCATGCTCACCAACAGCGAGAATAATGATTATTTATCGCTGACGGCGATGATACTGCCTTCAAATGACGGCTTTGTCGGCCTGGACAGCTGGATGATCCCCGAAGAAGCAGGCACCTATACCATCTACCTTAACGCCTATGACGCCGGCACCGAAGCCAACAATGAATTGGTTGTCGAAGGCAGCGGCGCCCCGGGAGTTGCCGGTATTCCGGCCGCGCCCGGCGGTGATGCCGGCACCGGCGGCACAGGCGTAACCAGCAGCGAAGGAAATACTATGGTGCATATTCACCGCGGCAACCTCGGGGATGATAATCTGAGCGGCGGCAGCAGCGATCTCACCAATAATGTACACCGCTGGTTAAACCCGGTTGCCAAAATCACTGTTGTTGTCATGTAA
- a CDS encoding spondin domain-containing protein: MSIYNIKGLAPLALVTLLSACGGSDNDTDNDGVIDTPAPVPVEMSYEVTVTNLTYAQPLSPLAVVLHGDSALWTVGEMASTPLEILAEGGDNTELIAMESILASVSGDAPVGPGASTTLTVTTTDEMATHLSIVSMLVNTNDAFTGLTAMDLSSLTVDNPQTWTLGVYDAGTEANSELAGTIPGPADNGTGYIAERDDVDFVAMHPGVVTMDDGLSTSVLTQAHRFDNPAIKLTITRKQ; the protein is encoded by the coding sequence ATGTCTATCTATAACATTAAAGGGCTGGCACCGCTTGCCCTGGTGACCTTGCTCAGTGCCTGTGGCGGCAGCGATAACGATACCGACAATGACGGTGTTATTGATACGCCCGCCCCTGTGCCGGTTGAAATGAGTTATGAAGTGACCGTTACCAACTTAACCTATGCCCAGCCGTTATCGCCCCTGGCCGTAGTATTACACGGTGACAGCGCCCTGTGGACGGTCGGAGAAATGGCTTCAACGCCACTGGAAATACTCGCCGAAGGTGGTGATAATACTGAGTTAATCGCTATGGAGTCCATCCTGGCTTCAGTTTCCGGCGATGCCCCGGTAGGACCGGGGGCAAGCACCACGTTAACGGTAACGACCACGGATGAAATGGCGACACATTTGTCTATAGTTTCTATGTTGGTGAATACAAATGACGCCTTTACCGGTCTAACTGCCATGGACTTATCTTCATTAACGGTAGATAACCCGCAAACATGGACTTTAGGCGTTTATGACGCAGGCACCGAGGCCAATAGTGAACTTGCCGGCACTATTCCAGGGCCTGCCGATAATGGCACCGGATATATTGCAGAGCGTGACGATGTCGATTTTGTCGCTATGCATCCCGGGGTGGTCACTATGGACGACGGCTTGTCGACCTCAGTATTAACGCAGGCCCACAGATTTGATAATCCGGCAATAAAATTAACAATAACGCGGAAGCAATAG
- a CDS encoding response regulator transcription factor gives MKDKVLIVEDELDIAELIKVHLSELDLEAEICGHGDLALKMALNQDFQLVILDVMLPGTNGLDICRELRGAKPLQAIMMLTSRTSETDRVLGLELGADDYLSKPFSVRELQARVRSQLRRVHSLVQSQSQEQHQESAVTCIGDLMVDHRCHQVTYQNEAIELTSTEFDLLSFLGKHPDQVFSRAQLLDSVWGYHHSGYEHTVNSHINRLRNKLERDSANPQIIQTVWGVGYKLNSAGVSG, from the coding sequence ATGAAAGACAAAGTTTTAATTGTAGAAGACGAACTAGACATCGCCGAGTTGATAAAAGTGCATTTGAGCGAACTCGATCTTGAGGCGGAAATATGCGGTCATGGTGATTTAGCCCTGAAAATGGCGTTAAACCAGGATTTTCAACTGGTGATACTGGATGTCATGTTACCCGGCACCAATGGCCTGGACATTTGCCGGGAATTACGCGGTGCCAAACCGTTGCAGGCGATCATGATGCTCACCTCAAGAACATCGGAAACCGACCGGGTATTGGGACTGGAATTAGGCGCCGACGATTATTTAAGCAAGCCTTTTAGCGTCAGGGAATTGCAAGCCAGGGTGCGCAGCCAGCTCAGGCGGGTGCATAGCCTGGTGCAAAGCCAAAGCCAGGAGCAGCACCAGGAAAGTGCGGTGACCTGTATCGGCGACTTAATGGTAGATCACAGGTGTCATCAGGTGACTTACCAGAATGAAGCGATAGAGTTGACCTCCACCGAATTTGATCTGCTGAGCTTTTTAGGCAAACATCCGGACCAGGTATTTTCCAGGGCCCAGCTACTGGATTCGGTATGGGGATACCATCATAGCGGTTATGAACACACGGTAAATTCCCATATCAACCGCTTACGTAATAAATTGGAACGGGACAGTGCCAACCCGCAAATCATTCAAACTGTCTGGGGCGTTGGCTACAAACTAAATTCAGCAGGAGTGAGCGGTTAA
- a CDS encoding sensor histidine kinase, which yields MKISLYQRLAITLSFAFILMAYLLFWWSTELSQHAQHQAEQKLHLQLADHLAHDNPLLQDGVYDKKALANLFHTLMLLGPSFEFYFLDPAGKILSYSADPSKIKRKQVDIRPLLDLIEHPQNLPVYGDDPRSPHQQKIFSAAPVYTNEKDTDEKLSGKSLQGYLYVIIGGEIYDSVFQVTKSDQQLQQNIMLICGGLLLMLLLLLALFRYFTSPIRLLLADMQAIQQHKFDPAKVKLHKWPENDSNEVNLLGCAFTAMVEQINAQLLQLNANERMRKELLAHLSHDLRTPLAAMQGYIETLAIKGDSISQQEREQYIATVLRNGKQLKMLIDQIFELAHLEDGQVSVNLETFPIGELLYDIVAKFSLKASEKNIRLALNPQQCRYMVYSDIAKLERILTNLLENAIRHTPQQGEITLEVIQDKDKVKVSVIDTGTGISSEDIAYIFDPRYRAGNATGDKKQHAGLGLAISKRLSMILNSELSVESKLGQGCRFSFCLQSVMT from the coding sequence ATGAAAATATCTTTATATCAGCGTCTGGCAATCACCTTATCCTTTGCCTTTATTTTAATGGCTTATCTGCTGTTCTGGTGGAGTACCGAGCTTTCCCAACATGCCCAGCACCAGGCAGAGCAAAAGCTGCACCTGCAACTGGCTGACCACCTTGCCCATGACAACCCTTTGCTGCAAGACGGCGTTTACGACAAAAAGGCCCTGGCCAACCTGTTCCATACCCTGATGTTACTGGGGCCGTCATTTGAATTTTACTTCCTTGACCCTGCCGGGAAAATTCTCAGCTATTCCGCCGATCCCAGCAAAATAAAACGCAAGCAGGTAGATATACGCCCGCTGCTGGATCTGATCGAGCACCCGCAAAACCTGCCTGTGTATGGCGATGATCCCAGGAGTCCCCATCAGCAAAAAATCTTCTCCGCCGCTCCCGTCTACACCAATGAAAAGGATACCGATGAGAAGCTTAGCGGTAAAAGCCTGCAGGGATATCTCTATGTCATCATCGGCGGGGAAATATATGACTCGGTATTCCAGGTCACAAAATCGGACCAACAGCTCCAGCAAAATATTATGCTGATCTGCGGCGGCCTGCTGCTAATGCTGCTGTTACTGCTGGCACTGTTTCGCTATTTTACCTCCCCTATCCGGCTGTTACTCGCCGACATGCAGGCAATTCAGCAACATAAGTTCGATCCCGCCAAGGTCAAGCTGCACAAGTGGCCGGAAAATGACAGCAATGAAGTTAACCTGCTCGGCTGTGCTTTCACCGCCATGGTGGAGCAAATCAATGCCCAGTTATTACAGCTCAACGCCAATGAACGGATGCGCAAAGAGCTGCTGGCCCACCTGTCACACGACTTACGCACGCCACTGGCGGCCATGCAGGGCTATATTGAAACCCTGGCCATTAAAGGGGATAGCATCAGCCAGCAAGAGCGGGAGCAGTATATCGCCACGGTTTTACGTAACGGCAAACAATTAAAAATGCTGATTGACCAGATTTTTGAACTGGCCCATTTAGAAGACGGCCAGGTCTCGGTAAACCTGGAAACCTTCCCTATCGGCGAATTACTTTATGATATTGTCGCCAAGTTCTCCCTGAAGGCCAGCGAGAAAAACATCCGGTTGGCCCTTAACCCCCAGCAATGCCGCTACATGGTATATTCGGATATTGCCAAGCTGGAGCGTATTCTTACGAATCTGTTGGAAAACGCCATTCGCCATACTCCGCAGCAGGGAGAAATCACCCTGGAAGTGATACAGGATAAAGACAAAGTCAAAGTTTCGGTGATCGATACCGGCACCGGTATCAGCAGTGAAGATATTGCCTACATCTTCGATCCCAGATATCGCGCCGGCAATGCCACCGGCGATAAAAAACAACATGCGGGTTTAGGGCTTGCCATCAGCAAACGCCTGAGCATGATTTTAAATTCGGAATTAAGCGTGGAAAGCAAACTCGGCCAGGGATGCCGTTTTTCTTTTTGCCTGCAGTCGGTGATGACCTGA